From the genome of Eucalyptus grandis isolate ANBG69807.140 chromosome 2, ASM1654582v1, whole genome shotgun sequence, one region includes:
- the LOC104449293 gene encoding probable carbohydrate esterase At4g34215 produces the protein MLLFSLLFLAAAAATNSLFVHPEPLTASPSPSPRPKSIFLLAGQSNMAGRGGMVNDTSTGWIDKWDGVVPPKCSRNPSILRLAANLTWVEAREPLHADIDVNKTNGIGPGMAFANTVLGRDRSLGLVGLVPCANGGTRISEWERGTFLYDQLMRRARAGTNDGGTIKALLWYQGESDTVEESDAVQYKGRLEKFFTDVRTDLQSPELPIFQVAIASGQGPFTDTVRKVQLGLDLPNVRTVDAKGLPLGPDRLHLTTPAQVRLGQMLADAFLQSMARSASLVSEASTSGPNLVIHVLAFFMWKLIRAVLMSSGD, from the exons ATGCTTCTCTTCTCCTTGCTcttcctcgccgccgccgccgccaccaacTCCCTCTTTGTCCATCCAGAACCACTCACTGCGAGCCCAAGTCCAAGTCCACGCCCCAAAAGCATCTTCCTCCTGGCCGGGCAGAGCAACATGGCGGGCCGGGGCGGCATGGTCAACGACACATCCACCGGCTGGATCGACAAGTGGGACGGCGTCGTCCCTCCCAAGTGCAGCCGCAACCCGTCGATACTCCGGCTCGCGGCAAACCTCACGTGGGTCGAGGCCCGGGAGCCGCTCCACGCGGACATCGACGTGAACAAGACGAACGGGATCGGCCCGGGTATGGCATTCGCCAACACCGTCCTGGGCCGGGATCGGAGTCTGGGCTTGGTGGGTTTGGTGCCGTGCGCAAACGGCGGGACGAGGATAAGCGAGTGGGAAAGAGGGACGTTTTTGTACGACCAATTGATGAGGCGGGCGCGAGCCGGGACGAATGACGGGGGGACAATCAAAGCGCTCTTGTGGTACCAAGGAGAGAGCGACACGGTGGAGGAAAGCGACGCCGTGCAGTACAAAGGGAGGCTGGAGAAGTTCTTTACGGATGTGAGGACTGACCTGCAGTCGCCCGAGCTCCCAATTTTCCAG GTAGCTATCGCATCAGGACAGGGACCTTTCACCGACACGGTCAGAAAGGTCCAGCTCGGGCTTGACCTTCCGAACGTGCGAACCGTCGACGCCAAGGGGCTGCCTCTCGGACCCGACCGGCTCCATCTAACCACCCCGGCCCAGGTCCGGCTTGGCCAGATGCTGGCTGACGCTTTCCTTCAGTCCATGGCTCGCTCCGCGTCGCTCGTGAGTGAAGCTTCCACGAGTGGTCCAAATTTGGTAATTCACGTTTTGGCGTTCTTCATGTGGAAACTTATTAGAGCAGTTTTGATGAGCAGCGGCGATTAA
- the LOC104451070 gene encoding probable carbohydrate esterase At4g34215: protein MLIFFLLFLAAATATNSVFVHPEPLTPSPSPSQRPKSIFLLAGQSNMAGRGGVVNDTSTGWINKWDGFIPPECSPNPLIIRLAANLTWVEAWEPLHADIDVNKTNGIGPGMAFANTVVGQDRGLGLVGLVPCANGGTRISEWERGTFLYDQLMRRARAGTNDGGTIKALLWYQGESDTVEESDAVQYKGRLEKFFTDVRTDLQSPELPIFQVAIASGQGPFTDTVRKVQLGLDLPNVRTVDAKGLPLGPDRLHLATPAQVRLGQMLADAFLQSMARSPSPVSEALSPSLVSEASTSGPNLVIHVLAFFMWKLIRAVLMSRGD from the exons ATGcttatcttcttcttgctcttcctcGCCGCCGCCACTGCCACCAACTCCGTCTTTGTCCATCCAGAACCACTCACTCCGAGCCCAAGTCCAAGTCAACGCCCCAAAAGCATCTTCCTCCTCGCCGGGCAGAGTAACATGGCGGGCCGGGGCGGCGTGGTCAACGACACATCCACCGGCTGGATCAACAAGTGGGACGGCTTCATCCCTCCCGAGTGCAGCCCCAACCCGTTGATAATCCGGCTCGCGGCGAACCTCACGTGGGTCGAGGCCTGGGAGCCACTCCACGCGGACATCGACGTGAACAAGACGAACGGGATCGGCCCGGGTATGGCATTCGCCAACACCGTCGTGGGCCAGGATCGGGGTCTGGGCTTGGTGGGGTTGGTGCCGTGCGCAAACGGCGGGACGAGGATAAGCGAGTGGGAAAGAGGGACGTTTTTGTACGACCAATTGATGAGGCGGGCGCGAGCCGGGACGAATGACGGGGGGACAATCAAAGCGCTCTTGTGGTACCAAGGAGAGAGCGACACGGTGGAGGAAAGCGACGCCGTGCAGTACAAAGGGAGGCTGGAGAAGTTCTTTACGGATGTGAGGACTGACCTGCAGTCGCCCGAGCTCCCAATTTTCCAG GTGGCTATCGCATCAGGACAGGGACCTTTCACCGACACGGTGAGAAAGGTCCAGCTCGGGCTTGACCTTCCGAACGTGCGAACCGTCGACGCCAAGGGGCTGCCTCTCGGACCCGACCGGCTCCATCTAGCCACCCCGGCCCAGGTCCGGCTTGGCCAGATGCTGGCCGACGCTTTCCTTCAGTCCATGGCTCGCTCCCCGTCGCCCGTGAGTGAAGCTCTCTCCCCGTCGCTCGTGAGTGAAGCTTCCACGAGTGGTCCAAATTTGGTAATTCACGTTTTGGCGTTCTTCATGTGGAAACTTATTAGAGCAGTTTTGATGAGCAGAGGTGATTAA